The nucleotide window CCGCTCCTTTGCTCTTTCTTCAAATGCATCTCTCTTCCGTTCCCTCGGCGTCTCTATTGCCTTAACCCCCATCTGCTTATCCGCTCTTCCCGGAGAGAACAGGGATCTATCTCTCTCCCTGATCATGGGTCTTGCCTCCCTGATCTCCCTGAGCTTCGTTTCCCTGATCTTCATCGGCGGCTCTTTGGCTCTCGGGATCTCCCTGATAACTGCCATTCTCGATTCTCTTTCCGGCTTTATGTCAGGCCTGCCGACGCTGATCTTCTCCCGGAGAAATGGATTATCATTGACCTTGAAGTCAAGACGTCGTCCCCTTACAAACGTGTCACGATGAAGCGCGGTCACGGCATTATTGATATGAGCATTCCGATAAGTATCTCTCACCACGATGGTGTTGATATTCACATTGATAATGTTCACACTGTGTGATCCAAAGTGGCCGTACCCGTAATAGGTCTCACGGGGAGCAAGAGGTACCCATGCAACATAGGTCGGTGTATTTACCCAGCCGACATAACCCGGGCCCCAATAGACATCTCCTCTTGCAGGCGGAACCCAGAACCAGCCCACAGACGCCGCGTATGCCCATCTGCCGTAATGGTACGGTGCCCATCCCCAGGGCTCATACCCTATCCAGACATAGTCACTGCCGACCCAGCTCCAGCGCCCGTTTCTGAAGGGCGACCAGCCCACAGAGACCTGCACGGTCGGCGTCCAGACATACCCATAATCACTTACCGAGATCCATTTTCCGTTGTCATCGAAGTCGCTTGCATAGGTATCGAGTTCATCAGGCAGATACCGGGTGCTCTGTCTCCGCTCTTCAAATCTGCGGTCCCTCTCCGCGTTCCATCGCTCCCACGCATCAGCACGGCCCAGAGGTGCAAGGTCGGCATAATCATCGCTGATCTCGATGTTGTTCCCGGCAATAACTCTGGTAATGCCTCTTCTGCTCTCTGCATAGACCTGGCCGATATATACCGATACATTGGTGTAGCCGCTGCCGGCCGCATCAATATTAAAGACCGCCCTGTCATAAACCCTGACAGAGGATACCGGTGTATCGACCTGTACAAGACTACCGCTCCTTTTACCCCTGAAGTTTACGTACACGCTGCCTTCAGTCAGATAAAACTGTGAGGAATCTGTGTTGATATTCAGAAGGTCAAGGGATGACCTCTCGTCAAGTCTCACCTGTGTGCCGCCAGCCAACTGTACCTCAGCCCTTGAACCGTCAGGCACCCAAACACTGTCTCCGTCCCGAAGCGGCATATTGACAGAGGCAGGAAACCACTCGGAAGAATCCTCGGATCTGATCTGCACATCGCCGACCAGGTAGCTGAGGCGCGCATTGCCAAGACCTCCGGCATTGGCTGATACAGGGATCATGATCAGAATGATCATGATCGCAAGGCCTATTCTCTTAAAATGTTTCATAACTCTTTCCTCCTTTTTCTGCTCCTGCTGTTTAAACATCGCATGGTTCATCTGGTTTCTCCCTTATTCTTTCAAAGCATATCGTCTTTGAGGTTATTTCACCAGTATTTTGTGAATGCTTTATGAACTTCACAATGTTTCATAATTTCAGGACATGACTGCATTGAAAAACATTGATTGCTGGCGACTGCCGAAACTGAAATCAAGGGGCGCCAGTCGGAAAATTCCAGAAATCGTTCAGATGATCACCTCTTCAATCGCAAGGACAACGTCTCCGCGTGAAGCATCGGGAACAATCCATCGCAATGTCCATCGTGATTCCGGTGTCTGTTCAGGCGCAGCAGAGTCCGGCAAGCGGTATTCGGCCCGGCAGGCAAGATCGAACCTCCAGTTCAGGGCTGCCCGGTACCCGAACATATGTAATTTGCTGGCTGCCCCAGGATGGGCAGTGAGCAGAAGGTCATACAGATCCCATCTGACGATCCCCAAGGGAGGAATTGACGCAGGCACAGAATGAGCGAGTGAATCCGTGATATCCTGAATCGTGCCGCCTTCCTGTCCGAGAGTGGCATGGAGGACAACGTTTGTCAGCTCAACATCGGAAACATTGCGGATCGTCAGAATAGCTCTTTCAAAAGGAATCTCCCTGTTGCCGCTCGCCGGCATTTGAGAAGCCTCGGGCTGCAATGAGATTACAGGGGAACGCTCCCGGCTGTCCTGTCCTGATTTTCCTTGCCCGGTGTTTGTCATGATAAATACCTCCTTATCGCCGATCTTCTGCCTTCAGCATATCACGGTCTGGTGCAAGGGCCAAGCAGGTTATTGGAGGCAATGAAAGAGCCCGGTGCACCAAAGGCAGGCACCGCAGGGCACAGACTCAAGATAACAGTCCTGTTCAAATTCCTCCTCGCTCACATAGTCGCACAGAGCGAATCCGCAGTCAAAGCAGAAGGGGAATTTGTAATCAAGCACGTTATTTCGAAAGGAGCGGGAGGATGCATCGTTCCAGATCGCATGAATATCCCGGTCATGGAGATTGCCAAAAACCCAGGGCTTCACCTTTTTGGCAAGGCCGCCCACATAACAGGCGTACCGGTGCCAGA belongs to Nitrospirota bacterium and includes:
- a CDS encoding FecR domain-containing protein, translated to MKHFKRIGLAIMIILIMIPVSANAGGLGNARLSYLVGDVQIRSEDSSEWFPASVNMPLRDGDSVWVPDGSRAEVQLAGGTQVRLDERSSLDLLNINTDSSQFYLTEGSVYVNFRGKRSGSLVQVDTPVSSVRVYDRAVFNIDAAGSGYTNVSVYIGQVYAESRRGITRVIAGNNIEISDDYADLAPLGRADAWERWNAERDRRFEERRQSTRYLPDELDTYASDFDDNGKWISVSDYGYVWTPTVQVSVGWSPFRNGRWSWVGSDYVWIGYEPWGWAPYHYGRWAYAASVGWFWVPPARGDVYWGPGYVGWVNTPTYVAWVPLAPRETYYGYGHFGSHSVNIINVNINTIVVRDTYRNAHINNAVTALHRDTFVRGRRLDFKVNDNPFLREKISVGRPDIKPERESRMAVIREIPRAKEPPMKIRETKLREIREARPMIRERDRSLFSPGRADKQMGVKAIETPRERKRDAFEERAKERERTFRPSERPQTGEKGRAVAPAEKRAPAERNMFQQDPRERTRKEKESAPAQNMKQRQVEQQDKPAQRQQQVVPPDRSKQREIRRTDEVAPAQQPIKQREGAPVQNMKQRQIEQQGPAQRPQQVMPPERPKQREFRRTDEVAPAQQPIKQRESAPAQNRQIQREERPQKQQITPSNKQDKQQEKQEKKAEEKKAGAKPSEESGQQKPGSGGGPGLR